One Candidatus Devosia phytovorans genomic window carries:
- a CDS encoding VanZ family protein: MNRHSTVVILAWLGLLAIAVMTLSPIGLRPHMPVSVNAERAMAFMVVGFLFAVAYPRHIWFAALIVLTGAFGLEILQELRPDRHGRFRDAMWKSVGASIGLCLGWFAVTVLPNLRRLITSR, from the coding sequence ATGAACCGTCACTCAACTGTCGTAATTCTGGCTTGGCTTGGTCTGCTGGCCATCGCCGTCATGACGCTGTCGCCCATCGGCTTGCGGCCGCATATGCCCGTTTCGGTCAATGCCGAGCGCGCCATGGCCTTCATGGTCGTCGGCTTTCTCTTTGCCGTCGCTTATCCCAGGCACATCTGGTTCGCGGCGCTGATCGTCCTGACCGGCGCCTTTGGGCTCGAAATCCTGCAGGAGCTTCGCCCCGATCGGCATGGCCGTTTCCGCGACGCCATGTGGAAGTCGGTCGGCGCTTCGATCGGGCTCTGCCTGGGCTGGTTCGCGGTGACCGTCCTGCCAAATCTGCGCCGGCTGATCACGTCGCGCTAG
- a CDS encoding UbiA family prenyltransferase translates to MALASEISPLASVEQTSDTVLVVDLDHTLCKTDTLHEALIAMALKSPIGVAKLLAGGTGDKAAFKRSVADNVLLAPGSLVYNEDVLDVVRESRQAGRRTALVSASDQRQVEAIADHLGLFDDVIGTGGEAGRDVNLGGKAKAAALTTRYGNGGFDYIGDALTDLEVWQHARRAYGVNLASRTRRAAAQRKIDVIDIGEAVALPARIKPYIRAMRPHQWSKNVLLFLPLLASHNFGQFPAVLAAFVCFCLTASAVYVINDLIDIPSDRAHQRKRLRPFASGALSARQGLIMAAVLLLASAALAIAFTPHYFIAMLAAYFAATFAYSTWLKRKLLVDVIALAGLYTIRIIAGGVAAQIMLSHWLLAFSMFLFFSLATIKRQTELIAHIQQGKDRAPGRGYFNDDLSVIRSMAVSSGHAAILVLALYVADPDTRMLYAAPEVIWLICPLMFYWLGRMEVMTHRGHMEDDPIVFAMRDRISLIVGALAAVIMLVAVRGW, encoded by the coding sequence ATGGCTCTAGCCAGCGAAATCAGCCCCTTGGCCTCCGTTGAGCAGACTTCCGATACTGTATTGGTCGTCGACCTCGATCACACCCTTTGCAAGACGGATACTCTGCATGAGGCGCTGATTGCCATGGCGCTGAAATCGCCGATCGGCGTGGCAAAGCTGCTGGCCGGCGGAACCGGAGACAAGGCGGCGTTCAAGCGCAGCGTGGCGGACAATGTCCTGTTGGCGCCCGGTTCTCTGGTCTATAACGAGGATGTACTGGACGTCGTGCGCGAGTCGCGGCAGGCAGGTCGACGGACCGCGCTCGTTTCCGCGTCGGATCAGCGGCAGGTCGAAGCCATCGCTGATCATCTGGGTCTATTCGACGACGTGATCGGCACCGGTGGCGAGGCTGGCCGCGACGTCAATCTGGGTGGCAAGGCGAAAGCTGCCGCGCTTACGACGCGCTATGGCAATGGCGGCTTCGACTATATAGGCGACGCCCTAACCGACCTCGAGGTCTGGCAACATGCCCGACGTGCCTATGGCGTCAATCTCGCGTCGCGGACGCGGCGCGCCGCGGCGCAGCGCAAGATTGATGTGATAGATATCGGCGAGGCCGTTGCGCTGCCTGCCCGCATCAAGCCCTATATCCGGGCGATGCGGCCGCATCAGTGGTCCAAGAATGTCCTGCTGTTCCTGCCGCTGCTCGCGTCGCATAATTTCGGCCAGTTTCCGGCCGTGCTGGCGGCCTTTGTCTGCTTCTGCCTGACGGCCTCGGCGGTCTATGTGATCAATGACCTGATCGACATACCGTCCGACCGGGCACACCAGCGCAAGAGGCTTCGCCCCTTCGCCTCAGGTGCGCTTTCAGCCCGGCAGGGACTGATCATGGCGGCAGTCCTGCTGCTGGCCTCTGCTGCGCTCGCGATCGCCTTCACGCCACACTATTTCATCGCCATGCTGGCCGCCTATTTCGCCGCCACATTCGCCTATTCGACATGGCTCAAGCGCAAGCTGCTGGTCGACGTGATCGCCCTGGCCGGGCTTTACACCATCCGCATCATCGCCGGCGGCGTGGCGGCGCAGATCATGCTGTCGCACTGGCTGCTCGCCTTTTCGATGTTCCTGTTCTTCTCGCTGGCGACCATCAAGCGGCAGACCGAACTGATCGCGCATATCCAGCAAGGCAAGGATCGCGCGCCGGGACGCGGTTATTTCAACGATGACCTCTCCGTCATCCGCTCCATGGCCGTGAGCTCCGGCCATGCCGCCATTCTCGTGCTGGCGCTCTATGTCGCCGATCCCGATACCCGCATGCTCTATGCCGCGCCCGAGGTCATCTGGCTGATCTGCCCGCTGATGTTCTACTGGCTCGGCCGCATGGAGGTGATGACCCACCGCGGTCACATGGAGGACGATCCGATCGTCTTTGCCATGCGCGACCGGATCAGCTTGATCGTGGGCGCCCTGGCCGCGGTGATCATGCTTGTTGCCGTCAGGGGTTGGTAG
- a CDS encoding glycosyltransferase family 39 protein, translating into MDSVRNSVDGLIEHRHAALWIIVVAMAIRIAWVLVFPVEPVSDSGAYQILARNIVDYGNYGFTPHDPSAYWAVGTSAIVAVTYLIFGESDLGVVLSNLLASLIALVLIYQLGLRYFGRTAALFALGLTAFWPNLILFNSILSSELYFIALCAAGLLFWERRKEGWLNLLACGLIWGAACYVRPVIILLPFALVLSAWGSWRELIRAAGSAVIVVVLIVLTVSPWTYRNYQAFGEPVMVSTNFGPNFWMGNNPETTGRYQKLPTWTHGMGEIERSDRLEEVAVSYIKDEPIQFVVRTLYKVGLLHAYETIGVAWNENAIGQMLGETGKMGVKLLSTGYWYGLLVLSFIAIGALILSRRLSGLFHPCVLGWGYFTAVHAVIVVEDRYHMSAVPFIALLAGHASSLLVGQVMATRSKVKV; encoded by the coding sequence ATGGATAGCGTCAGGAACAGCGTGGACGGGCTGATCGAACACAGACATGCAGCCCTCTGGATCATCGTGGTGGCCATGGCGATCCGCATCGCCTGGGTTCTGGTTTTTCCGGTCGAACCCGTGTCCGACAGTGGCGCGTATCAGATCCTGGCGCGCAACATTGTCGACTACGGCAATTACGGCTTCACCCCGCATGATCCTTCGGCCTATTGGGCCGTGGGCACATCGGCCATCGTTGCCGTCACCTATCTGATCTTTGGGGAATCCGATCTTGGAGTCGTCCTCAGCAATCTCCTGGCCAGTTTGATTGCGCTGGTACTGATCTATCAGCTGGGCCTGCGCTATTTCGGTCGGACGGCGGCATTGTTTGCCCTGGGGCTTACGGCCTTCTGGCCAAACCTCATCCTGTTCAACTCGATCCTGTCGAGCGAGCTCTATTTCATCGCCCTCTGCGCGGCGGGACTGCTGTTCTGGGAACGACGCAAGGAGGGTTGGCTCAACCTGCTGGCCTGTGGGTTGATCTGGGGTGCAGCCTGCTATGTCCGGCCTGTCATCATCCTCCTGCCGTTTGCGCTGGTGCTGTCGGCCTGGGGAAGCTGGCGTGAACTGATCCGAGCGGCGGGAAGCGCGGTTATTGTGGTCGTGCTCATCGTGCTGACCGTTTCGCCCTGGACCTACCGGAACTACCAGGCCTTCGGCGAGCCGGTGATGGTGTCGACCAATTTCGGTCCGAATTTCTGGATGGGCAACAATCCCGAGACGACGGGCCGCTACCAGAAGCTGCCCACCTGGACGCATGGCATGGGCGAGATCGAACGGTCGGATCGCCTCGAGGAAGTGGCGGTGTCCTATATCAAGGACGAACCGATCCAGTTCGTCGTGCGGACGCTGTACAAGGTCGGGCTGCTGCACGCCTATGAGACGATCGGCGTTGCCTGGAACGAGAATGCCATCGGGCAAATGCTGGGCGAAACCGGCAAAATGGGCGTCAAGCTGCTGTCGACCGGCTACTGGTATGGATTGCTCGTCCTGTCCTTCATTGCCATCGGCGCGCTGATCCTGAGCCGGCGACTGAGCGGGCTGTTCCATCCCTGCGTGCTGGGCTGGGGCTATTTTACTGCGGTGCATGCCGTCATCGTGGTGGAAGACCGCTACCACATGTCGGCCGTGCCCTTCATCGCGCTGCTTGCCGGGCATGCTTCGTCTCTTCTGGTCGGCCAGGTCATGGCGACCCGCTCCAAGGTGAAAGTCTGA
- a CDS encoding glycosyltransferase family 61 protein, which translates to MVILPPLEILLTHLRGARPDFWDFAEESWEMAPAEERIFPAAIFLPGQLDRIEQTIFGDLGMTLNALTISGTQQIGPTIAARFRDVLLHDGVLYKNSAAYHLTRRNRRLPTIGSPPSIASAAIYDSWIGLRYFGNWLMDDTETFRLAETVGNPVSISKSPAGHKQDYEDRLTMQPLRTQSAQFDELVLFEDLANNSGKMARGADRRARLLSSIPETQPHPGVFLLRGRSGDARILTNEQKLAEDLEARHGIRAVDTMAHSVESLIKTCAGARVLIGVEGSQLVHALAVMAPGTTMLALMPPDRVTAAMKLMTDRLGMNFAMVIGQGTTDGFEINPKDIEATLDLIP; encoded by the coding sequence GTGGTTATTTTACCTCCACTGGAAATCCTCCTGACGCATCTGCGCGGTGCCCGCCCAGATTTTTGGGACTTCGCCGAAGAGAGCTGGGAAATGGCACCAGCAGAAGAGCGGATCTTTCCGGCCGCCATTTTCCTGCCCGGTCAGCTCGATCGCATCGAGCAGACCATTTTCGGCGACCTCGGCATGACGCTTAATGCCCTGACCATTTCGGGCACGCAGCAGATCGGCCCCACGATTGCAGCGCGCTTCCGCGATGTGCTGCTGCATGACGGCGTGCTCTACAAAAACTCCGCTGCGTATCACCTGACCCGCCGCAACAGACGTCTGCCGACCATAGGGTCGCCGCCCAGCATCGCCTCGGCCGCCATATACGACAGCTGGATCGGGCTACGCTACTTCGGCAACTGGCTGATGGATGACACCGAGACGTTCCGGCTGGCCGAGACAGTCGGCAATCCCGTGTCGATTTCGAAGTCTCCAGCCGGACACAAGCAGGATTATGAAGATCGACTGACCATGCAGCCGCTGCGCACCCAGTCTGCGCAATTCGACGAGCTCGTGCTGTTCGAGGATCTCGCCAACAACTCGGGCAAAATGGCGCGCGGTGCAGACCGACGGGCAAGGCTGCTGTCCAGCATTCCGGAAACACAGCCCCACCCGGGCGTCTTCCTGCTGCGGGGCCGGTCTGGCGACGCCCGCATCCTGACCAATGAACAAAAGCTTGCCGAGGATCTCGAGGCGCGGCACGGCATTCGCGCGGTGGATACCATGGCGCATTCGGTCGAAAGCCTCATCAAAACCTGCGCTGGAGCCCGCGTCCTGATCGGCGTGGAGGGTAGCCAGCTGGTGCACGCGCTGGCGGTGATGGCCCCGGGAACCACCATGCTGGCCCTGATGCCGCCGGACCGTGTGACGGCGGCGATGAAGTTGATGACCGATCGACTGGGTATGAACTTTGCCATGGTGATCGGACAAGGCACGACAGACGGCTTCGAAATTAACCCAAAAGACATCGAAGCCACCCTCGATTTAATTCCATGA
- a CDS encoding serine acetyltransferase, with protein MMLDEVRSDYVRHGSSIIEPAFVSLCIFRYGKWAVNRRHRITRRVANLFYGLLKFFILNVTKIWIPPTTVIGKDFHIIHAEGSLSIHPDAVIGDRVGVMHNVTIGTNMGPGAPIIGDDVFIGVNSTVLGRIRIGDRVRIAANTAVTTNVPSDSVVIGSPAKIYPRLSLLKQQPKTEAK; from the coding sequence ATGATGCTGGACGAGGTGCGCAGCGATTATGTTCGCCATGGGAGCTCGATAATTGAGCCAGCCTTCGTTTCACTGTGCATTTTTCGCTACGGGAAATGGGCGGTCAACAGAAGACATCGAATTACGCGCAGGGTCGCCAACCTGTTCTATGGCCTCCTCAAGTTCTTCATCCTCAATGTGACGAAGATCTGGATCCCGCCAACTACGGTGATCGGGAAAGACTTCCACATCATTCATGCGGAAGGATCGCTATCGATCCACCCCGATGCGGTGATCGGCGACCGGGTCGGCGTCATGCACAATGTGACCATCGGCACCAATATGGGACCGGGAGCGCCGATTATTGGCGATGACGTCTTCATCGGCGTCAATTCAACAGTCCTGGGCAGGATCAGGATCGGGGACCGGGTGCGTATCGCCGCCAATACTGCGGTGACCACCAATGTGCCATCGGACTCAGTGGTGATCGGCTCGCCGGCAAAAATCTATCCGCGCCTGTCCCTGCTCAAGCAGCAGCCCAAGACGGAGGCAAAATGA